The following are encoded together in the Clostridium sp. BJN0013 genome:
- a CDS encoding 2-hydroxyglutaryl-CoA dehydratase codes for MKITFPHLGNTYFAAKALFDGLGIDYIIPPLSNKKALEIGSLYSPEEICLPFKIMIGNYIQSIEKGADTILIVGSCGPCRFGEYCELQINLLKNLGYNLNFIVIDYPKDIGIKEFMRRINLITSNSKKTTGEKLKVVSIALKIINLIDKIESKAKLLAGYEVKKGECKNILKECKQKAFKSTSPKEMLHILKEYMEKLNEVSICKSKNPLRISIIGEIYTTIEPFSNLFIEDKLMDYGVSTSRYITPSWWVKNAALSTLKLNSLNIRRASKEYLHLYIGGHARECIGEALLSHKHGFDGAIQIFPVGCMPEIVSKSILPTISKDKNFPILTLIVDEMTGEAGYITRIEAFLDLLERRKNNVLYGS; via the coding sequence ATGAAGATAACTTTTCCACATTTAGGGAATACATATTTTGCAGCAAAAGCTTTATTTGATGGATTAGGAATTGACTATATAATACCACCCTTAAGTAATAAAAAGGCTTTGGAAATAGGCTCATTATATTCCCCTGAAGAGATATGTCTTCCTTTTAAAATAATGATTGGTAACTATATTCAAAGTATAGAAAAAGGGGCAGATACAATTTTAATAGTAGGCAGCTGTGGTCCTTGCAGATTTGGAGAATACTGTGAACTTCAAATAAATTTACTTAAAAATCTAGGCTATAATTTAAATTTTATAGTTATAGATTATCCCAAGGATATAGGTATAAAAGAATTTATGCGCAGAATAAATCTAATTACATCAAATAGTAAGAAAACTACTGGAGAAAAGCTTAAAGTAGTATCCATAGCGTTAAAAATAATTAATTTAATAGATAAAATAGAAAGCAAGGCAAAATTGTTAGCTGGTTATGAAGTCAAAAAAGGTGAATGCAAAAATATTTTAAAAGAATGTAAACAAAAAGCTTTTAAAAGTACTTCTCCAAAAGAAATGCTCCATATATTAAAAGAATATATGGAAAAATTAAATGAAGTTTCTATATGCAAAAGTAAAAATCCTTTGAGGATTTCTATAATAGGTGAAATATATACCACCATAGAACCTTTTTCAAATTTATTTATAGAAGATAAACTTATGGACTATGGTGTGTCTACATCTAGATATATCACTCCAAGTTGGTGGGTTAAAAATGCAGCTTTATCTACATTGAAATTAAATTCACTTAATATAAGAAGAGCTTCTAAAGAATACCTGCATCTGTATATAGGCGGCCATGCCCGTGAATGTATAGGTGAAGCCCTTTTATCTCATAAGCATGGATTTGATGGTGCAATTCAAATTTTTCCTGTAGGCTGTATGCCTGAAATTGTATCAAAATCTATACTTCCTACTATATCAAAGGATAAAAACTTTCCTATACTAACTTTAATAGTAGATGAAATGACTGGAGAAGCTGGGTATATCACTAGAATTGAAGCTTTTTTAGATTTACTTGAAAGGAGAAAAAACAATGTATTATATGGGAGTTGA
- a CDS encoding sigma-70 family RNA polymerase sigma factor, with translation MKINENNFIEQIKNKNERALEFVVDNYSNLVFKIVRTTLTSTFQAQHTEECVNDVFWAVWNNVESFDSEKGNFKYWITAIAKYKSIDYKRKLFNQSKDKYVDDYSIEDRIDVENLIISKENKEELLEAISKMNSCDKEIFIRRYFLYEGIENIAKSFGVDRGLVDKRLSRGRKFLKEKLIILRGEVL, from the coding sequence GTGAAGATAAATGAAAATAATTTTATAGAACAGATAAAAAATAAAAATGAAAGAGCCCTTGAATTTGTAGTGGACAATTATAGTAATTTAGTATTTAAAATTGTACGTACTACATTGACCTCAACATTTCAAGCACAACATACGGAAGAATGTGTCAATGATGTGTTTTGGGCTGTATGGAATAATGTTGAAAGTTTTGATAGTGAAAAGGGAAATTTTAAATACTGGATTACAGCTATAGCAAAATATAAGTCAATAGATTATAAAAGAAAACTTTTTAACCAAAGTAAAGACAAATATGTGGATGATTATAGCATTGAAGATAGAATTGATGTAGAAAATTTAATAATATCAAAGGAAAATAAAGAAGAGCTTTTAGAGGCAATAAGTAAAATGAATTCTTGTGATAAAGAAATATTTATAAGAAGATATTTTTTATATGAAGGAATAGAAAACATAGCAAAGAGCTTTGGAGTTGACAGAGGATTAGTTGATAAGAGACTTTCAAGGGGACGTAAATTTTTGAAAGAAAAACTTATAATCTTGAGAGGAGAAGTATTATGA
- a CDS encoding sigma-54-dependent Fis family transcriptional regulator has product MFKPSTHSDMISRSFNRCIKYHMEKGILKPKRILSSRELEKLIKKNNEIIKIARPFMEILYDFLKKSGFSLYLGDKNGIVLTIIGDKDIVIEQAKAGIVEGADMSEKSAGTNAMGTALFEDSSVQISGEEHFINIFQIYTCCASVIHNEQGNIIGCLNLTGKRKLAHPHTLGLVVSAVKSIENDLKLHKSQNELFKAYQYLNKVMNSMDFGILAVDNNGMVKAINNSACGMLGINRKYIIDKNVHQVLYNWQYILDELKSGNVYTDKEILYSDEKKRFNLNVYPIKDKSNIITGMVVIFKDIQNVYNLVNKYISGSALYTFDDIIAQSEKMINLKEQLKNISNSPSTVLIQGESGTGKELIAQSIHNNSNRKNKSFIAINCGAIPKNLIESELFGYEDGSFTGAKHGGRAGKFELANGGTLFLDEIGEMPLDMQVNLLRVLQENCVTRIGGNKYIKVDVRIIAATNKNLRKEVKKGIFREDLYYRLNVIPIYVPPLRERDIDIKILIDYFLEIKAFKLKKPVPTIKPNIYQKLLNYNWPGNVRELENCIENIVNMNGNTSFVFQNNLPENKQSSSYTTDFQYDMCSLKEWEKKAIINCINNCNGNISKASKILGINRSTLYTKIKKYQINFC; this is encoded by the coding sequence ATGTTTAAACCATCTACTCACAGTGACATGATCAGTAGATCTTTTAATAGGTGCATTAAATATCACATGGAAAAGGGTATACTCAAGCCCAAACGAATACTTAGCAGCAGAGAATTAGAAAAATTAATAAAGAAAAATAATGAGATTATAAAAATAGCAAGACCGTTTATGGAAATACTTTATGATTTTTTAAAAAAATCAGGTTTTTCATTGTATCTTGGGGATAAGAATGGGATCGTATTAACTATTATAGGTGACAAAGATATAGTAATAGAGCAAGCAAAAGCTGGGATAGTAGAAGGTGCTGATATGAGCGAAAAAAGTGCAGGTACAAATGCAATGGGAACTGCTCTTTTTGAAGATTCATCAGTTCAAATTTCAGGTGAGGAACATTTCATAAACATTTTTCAGATTTATACCTGTTGTGCTTCTGTTATACACAATGAGCAAGGAAATATAATAGGATGTTTAAATCTGACTGGAAAACGGAAGCTTGCCCATCCTCATACATTGGGACTTGTTGTATCAGCAGTAAAATCTATTGAAAATGACTTGAAATTACATAAATCTCAAAATGAATTGTTTAAAGCATACCAATACTTGAATAAAGTTATGAATTCCATGGATTTTGGAATTTTAGCTGTAGATAATAATGGAATGGTTAAAGCTATAAATAATAGTGCCTGTGGTATGCTTGGAATAAATAGAAAATATATTATAGATAAAAATGTACATCAAGTTTTATATAATTGGCAATATATACTTGATGAACTTAAATCAGGAAATGTATACACGGATAAAGAAATTTTATATTCGGATGAAAAGAAACGGTTTAATTTAAATGTATATCCCATAAAAGATAAAAGTAATATTATAACTGGAATGGTAGTTATATTCAAAGATATTCAAAATGTATATAATTTAGTTAATAAATACATAAGTGGATCTGCTCTTTATACATTTGATGATATAATTGCCCAAAGTGAAAAAATGATAAATTTAAAAGAACAGTTAAAAAACATATCTAACAGTCCTTCTACTGTATTAATTCAAGGAGAAAGCGGTACAGGAAAAGAACTTATTGCTCAGTCAATCCACAATAACAGCAATAGAAAAAATAAAAGTTTTATAGCGATAAATTGTGGTGCTATACCAAAGAACTTAATAGAAAGTGAATTGTTTGGATATGAAGACGGATCATTTACCGGTGCAAAACATGGAGGGCGCGCAGGAAAATTTGAACTTGCAAATGGCGGTACTTTATTTTTAGATGAAATTGGGGAAATGCCTTTAGATATGCAGGTAAATCTTTTAAGAGTTCTTCAGGAAAACTGTGTCACGAGAATAGGTGGAAACAAATATATCAAAGTAGATGTGAGAATCATCGCAGCTACCAACAAAAACTTAAGGAAAGAAGTAAAAAAAGGAATCTTTCGTGAAGACTTATATTACAGATTAAATGTAATACCTATATATGTACCACCATTAAGAGAAAGAGATATAGATATTAAAATACTGATAGATTATTTTTTGGAGATCAAAGCATTTAAACTTAAAAAACCTGTTCCAACAATAAAACCTAATATATATCAAAAGCTTTTAAATTATAATTGGCCTGGAAATGTTAGAGAATTAGAAAATTGTATTGAAAACATTGTAAACATGAATGGAAATACATCTTTTGTTTTCCAGAATAATCTTCCAGAAAACAAGCAAAGTAGTTCTTATACTACAGATTTCCAATACGATATGTGCTCATTAAAAGAATGGGAAAAGAAAGCAATAATAAATTGTATAAATAATTGTAATGGTAATATATCAAAAGCCTCTAAAATTTTAGGAATAAATAGAAGTACATTGTACACAAAGATAAAAAAATATCAAATTAATTTTTGTTAA
- a CDS encoding hydrolase — MDKFTLIQEESALIVIDIQERLVPAMPTSQKVIQNTNTLLSVSNKLGISAIITEQYPKGLGKTVPEIHYNINEVSVYEKITFSGCNDKVINTLEQSGKKKIIITGMETHVCVFQTVRDLLARNYQVFVVGDAVCSRTKENYLNGLSQMSAMGAVVSNTETVLFDLLKMAGTQLFRELSKLIK, encoded by the coding sequence ATGGATAAATTTACTTTAATTCAAGAAGAATCAGCACTAATAGTCATTGATATTCAAGAAAGGCTAGTTCCGGCGATGCCCACTTCCCAAAAAGTAATTCAAAATACCAATACCTTACTATCTGTCTCCAATAAGTTAGGGATTTCGGCAATTATCACCGAACAATATCCAAAGGGTCTTGGAAAAACAGTTCCAGAAATACACTACAATATTAATGAAGTATCAGTCTATGAAAAAATTACGTTTTCCGGCTGCAATGATAAAGTAATTAATACCTTAGAACAGTCAGGAAAAAAGAAAATCATTATTACAGGAATGGAAACCCATGTATGTGTTTTTCAAACAGTTAGAGATCTACTTGCTCGTAATTATCAGGTGTTTGTGGTAGGTGACGCTGTATGTTCTCGTACAAAAGAAAATTACTTAAACGGTTTGTCTCAAATGTCGGCAATGGGAGCTGTGGTAAGTAACACTGAAACGGTACTCTTCGATTTGTTGAAAATGGCAGGAACACAGTTATTTAGGGAGCTGTCGAAGTTAATCAAGTAA
- a CDS encoding sorbosone dehydrogenase family protein, whose amino-acid sequence MLKKVKVSLRPIVSKVNLPTVLKTAVLPGGSIERLFIATQVGEIFYTGNGVIKTFLDIRPQIIKLGFSGGRYDERGLVGLAFHPQFYYNGLFYLHYSVAGTQGPGALPSSEVSRQGLPKFFRPNPCDPRTLNLKWINREIQYDHIDTVEEWILQSNGQARKRRTLLNLRRPFFNHNGVNSLNFSPETGKLVLTTGDGGSGYDPFNLSQDDMEIAGKIIEIDVVKNTFINNPPVVTRFNELPAPIQETLTVIAKGVRNILGISFQRFYNQYIKYVGIVGQDLVESIFSFVHYKPIPVAQLIQASLMESEPDQERFINFGWRGWEGAFPTSIIRDCSANSTLDEETLAYYNDAVKTSVQRLQPLTSYFHKDPDPISLEELHLQESNHI is encoded by the coding sequence TTGTTAAAAAAAGTTAAAGTTAGTTTACGGCCCATTGTTAGTAAGGTAAATTTACCTACTGTTTTGAAAACAGCTGTGCTTCCGGGTGGCTCAATCGAAAGATTATTTATTGCAACCCAGGTAGGAGAGATCTTTTACACTGGAAACGGAGTTATAAAAACTTTTTTAGATATTCGCCCGCAAATCATAAAACTAGGTTTTTCTGGTGGTAGATATGATGAACGGGGATTGGTAGGGTTAGCGTTTCATCCCCAATTTTATTATAACGGTCTGTTTTATCTTCATTATTCAGTAGCTGGAACACAAGGCCCAGGTGCTCTTCCTAGTTCAGAAGTTTCAAGACAAGGTCTTCCCAAATTTTTTAGGCCTAACCCATGTGATCCCAGAACCTTAAACCTAAAGTGGATAAATAGAGAAATTCAATATGATCATATTGATACAGTTGAAGAATGGATTTTGCAATCGAATGGTCAAGCGCGAAAACGGAGGACATTACTTAATTTAAGAAGACCATTTTTTAATCATAATGGTGTCAATAGCTTAAACTTTTCACCTGAAACAGGAAAACTTGTTTTAACAACCGGAGATGGTGGATCAGGCTATGATCCATTTAATTTAAGCCAGGATGATATGGAAATTGCTGGTAAAATAATTGAAATTGATGTAGTTAAGAATACATTTATCAATAATCCACCTGTAGTCACACGTTTTAATGAACTTCCCGCACCTATTCAGGAAACGCTTACGGTAATTGCCAAAGGGGTTCGCAATATACTTGGCATTTCATTTCAAAGATTTTATAACCAGTATATCAAATATGTAGGAATTGTCGGACAGGATCTGGTAGAGTCAATTTTTTCATTTGTTCATTATAAACCAATACCGGTTGCTCAGCTTATTCAAGCTTCTTTAATGGAATCTGAACCTGACCAAGAAAGATTTATTAACTTTGGCTGGCGAGGGTGGGAAGGTGCTTTTCCTACTTCAATTATAAGGGACTGCTCTGCAAATTCAACTTTGGATGAGGAAACACTTGCTTATTACAATGATGCAGTAAAAACTTCAGTGCAGCGTCTTCAGCCTCTAACTAGTTATTTCCATAAAGACCCCGACCCGATAAGTTTGGAGGAACTGCACTTACAGGAGTCCAATCATATATAG
- a CDS encoding acyl-CoA dehydratase activase yields MYYMGVDVGSVSTDIVIVDENINVLDSLYLRTKGRPINAIQEGFRLLKNKYKNKDIKAVGTTGSGRQIASSIIGADVTKNEITSHAIAALNLNNSVKTIIEIGGQDSKIIILENGIVSDFAMNTVCAAGTGSFLDRQAERLEIPIEEFGNYALKSSYPARIAGRCAVFAESDMIHKQQMGYSNLDIIKGLCNALVRNYLNNVAKGKDIKSEIFFQGGVAANVGMKASFEEILGKEIIIPKNFKVMGAIGAAILAKEALEKNNSLTNFRGFDLANINFVSKSFECTGCSNRCEVVKILNKEKTVGFFGGRCEKWNKIISA; encoded by the coding sequence ATGTATTATATGGGAGTTGATGTAGGTTCTGTAAGTACAGATATAGTAATAGTAGATGAAAATATAAATGTACTAGATTCTCTATATCTTAGAACAAAAGGAAGACCTATAAATGCAATTCAAGAAGGCTTTAGATTACTAAAAAATAAATATAAGAATAAGGATATAAAGGCTGTAGGTACTACAGGCAGTGGTCGACAAATTGCATCCTCTATTATAGGAGCTGACGTAACAAAAAACGAAATAACTTCTCATGCTATAGCAGCCTTAAATTTAAACAACTCTGTAAAAACTATAATAGAAATAGGAGGTCAGGATTCTAAAATAATAATTTTAGAAAATGGTATTGTTTCAGACTTTGCGATGAATACCGTATGTGCAGCTGGAACTGGTTCTTTTCTTGATAGGCAGGCAGAAAGGTTAGAAATTCCTATTGAAGAATTTGGAAATTATGCTTTAAAGTCCAGCTATCCTGCCAGAATAGCTGGAAGGTGTGCTGTATTCGCAGAATCTGATATGATACACAAACAGCAAATGGGATATAGTAATCTAGATATAATAAAAGGACTTTGTAATGCTCTAGTTAGAAATTATTTAAATAATGTGGCAAAAGGAAAAGATATAAAATCCGAAATATTTTTTCAAGGTGGAGTTGCTGCAAACGTAGGAATGAAAGCTTCCTTCGAAGAAATATTAGGAAAAGAAATAATAATTCCTAAAAATTTTAAAGTAATGGGTGCTATAGGAGCTGCTATTTTAGCAAAAGAAGCTTTAGAAAAAAATAATTCTCTTACTAATTTTAGAGGATTTGATCTTGCAAACATAAATTTTGTATCTAAAAGTTTTGAATGTACAGGATGTTCTAATAGATGTGAAGTAGTGAAAATATTGAATAAGGAAAAAACAGTAGGTTTCTTCGGAGGAAGATGCGAAAAGTGGAATAAAATTATTTCAGCATAG
- a CDS encoding iron-containing alcohol dehydrogenase: protein MGRFTLPRDIYFGENALENLKSLEGNRAVVVVGGGSMKRFGFLAKVEEYLKEAGIEVKLIEGVESDPSVDTVMNGAEIMRDFKPDWIVSIGGGSPIDAAKAMWIFYEYPDFTFEKAVVPFGIPKLRQKARFVAISSTSGTGTEVTSFSVITDYKSKIKYPLADFNLTPDVAIIDPALAETMPKKLTAHTGMDALTHAIEAYVANSHSDFSDPLAMHAIIMIHKYLLKSYEEDKEARGHMHIAQCLAGMAFSNALLGITHSIAHKTGAVFHIPHGCANAIYLPYVIDFNKKVCSEKYAEIAKRLKLPGNNEDELIDSLTEMIRDMNKKMDIPLTIKDYGISESDFNENLDFIAHNAIIDACTGSNPREITEEEIKKLLQCMYSGQKVNF, encoded by the coding sequence ATGGGAAGATTTACTTTACCTAGGGATATTTACTTTGGCGAAAATGCTTTAGAAAATTTAAAAAGTCTAGAAGGAAATAGGGCAGTAGTTGTTGTAGGTGGAGGATCCATGAAAAGATTCGGATTCTTAGCTAAAGTTGAGGAATACTTAAAAGAAGCTGGTATTGAAGTTAAATTGATAGAAGGTGTTGAGTCTGACCCATCTGTTGATACTGTTATGAATGGTGCTGAAATAATGAGAGACTTTAAACCAGATTGGATAGTATCTATAGGAGGAGGATCACCTATCGATGCTGCCAAAGCAATGTGGATATTTTATGAATACCCTGATTTTACATTCGAAAAGGCAGTAGTTCCTTTTGGTATTCCTAAATTAAGACAAAAGGCACGATTTGTTGCTATATCCTCTACAAGTGGAACTGGAACTGAAGTAACATCATTTTCTGTAATAACAGATTATAAATCTAAGATTAAATATCCTCTTGCAGATTTTAACCTTACTCCTGATGTGGCTATAATAGACCCAGCTCTTGCAGAAACAATGCCCAAAAAGCTTACAGCACATACTGGAATGGATGCACTTACTCATGCAATAGAGGCATATGTTGCTAATTCGCATTCAGATTTTTCAGACCCACTTGCTATGCACGCTATAATCATGATTCATAAATATTTATTGAAATCCTATGAAGAAGATAAAGAAGCTAGGGGACACATGCATATAGCCCAATGTCTGGCTGGAATGGCATTTTCAAATGCACTTCTTGGAATAACTCATAGTATAGCACACAAAACTGGTGCAGTATTTCACATACCTCATGGGTGTGCTAATGCTATATACTTACCTTATGTTATAGATTTTAACAAGAAGGTTTGTTCAGAAAAATACGCTGAAATAGCTAAAAGACTCAAACTCCCAGGAAATAATGAAGATGAATTAATAGATTCATTAACTGAAATGATTCGTGATATGAATAAAAAGATGGATATTCCTCTAACAATAAAGGATTATGGTATAAGTGAAAGCGATTTTAATGAAAACCTAGATTTTATAGCTCACAATGCTATAATAGATGCTTGCACTGGTTCCAATCCTAGAGAAATAACTGAAGAAGAGATAAAAAAGCTCTTACAATGTATGTATAGTGGACAAAAGGTTAACTTTTAA
- a CDS encoding acyl-CoA dehydratase activase-related protein: protein MKIGLPKGLLYCKYHIFAETFFQELGAEIITSPDTNRYILDMGVKYCVDEACLPIKVFHGHVAAIKDKCDIILIPRIMQLNKDEFICPKFCGLPEMVLNNIPNMPEALTYPLYAFSKNKLRNWILNAGLKFSKNLLEINRVYKKALKAQESYNLPLNNMSFSRNIALVGHPYNLYDSFTNMNIIKKLNKLNIGILTEEDIDKTQINDEIKHLFKKPFWTFARNSYGFSTYLAETKKVDGIIYVSSFACGIDSVVIELIKDRLKNFPFLVLKIDEQTGEAGFDTRIEAFSDMLERRCENL from the coding sequence ATGAAAATAGGACTTCCAAAAGGATTATTGTACTGCAAATATCATATTTTTGCAGAAACTTTTTTTCAAGAATTAGGAGCAGAAATAATAACTTCTCCTGATACTAACAGATATATACTAGATATGGGCGTAAAGTATTGCGTAGATGAAGCTTGCCTTCCAATAAAAGTATTTCACGGTCACGTAGCTGCTATAAAAGACAAATGTGATATAATTCTTATTCCTAGAATAATGCAACTAAATAAAGATGAATTTATCTGTCCTAAATTTTGCGGGCTTCCGGAAATGGTATTAAACAACATACCTAATATGCCAGAGGCATTAACTTATCCTTTATATGCCTTTTCTAAAAATAAACTTAGAAACTGGATTTTAAATGCAGGCTTAAAATTTAGTAAAAATCTTTTAGAAATAAATAGAGTCTATAAAAAGGCCCTAAAAGCACAAGAATCCTATAATTTACCATTAAATAATATGAGTTTTTCTAGAAATATAGCCTTAGTTGGTCATCCTTATAACTTATACGATAGTTTTACCAATATGAATATAATCAAAAAATTAAATAAATTGAACATAGGCATACTTACTGAGGAAGATATAGATAAAACTCAAATAAATGATGAAATAAAACACTTGTTCAAAAAACCTTTTTGGACCTTTGCTAGAAATTCCTATGGTTTTTCCACTTATCTTGCAGAAACTAAAAAAGTAGATGGAATAATATATGTATCTTCCTTTGCTTGTGGCATAGACTCTGTAGTAATAGAACTTATCAAGGATAGATTAAAAAATTTCCCCTTCTTAGTTTTAAAAATAGATGAACAAACTGGAGAAGCTGGTTTTGATACTAGAATTGAAGCTTTCTCAGATATGCTTGAAAGGAGATGTGAAAATTTATGA
- a CDS encoding DUF4179 domain-containing protein, whose product MNINDFNMEEKDIYILFNSVKIEESEFDSMDEEVTDAEKKRIKKNLKRRIKAKGKFKLLKYGSIAAILSLISIIGIGCVSPTLAENIPVLNSITQKLNDKFGFHGEYEKYSQIINRPVTSNGVTLTINEIIADDSKLMIGYTIKSDNKIENLEIFGLSKFLQINGERSASSGSSTGNYTDDHTYVGSEEIHTDLLKNTSNKINITLNVDEILNVKGKWNFSFSASKDELVKDSVVFKPNIKLDFPNSITNVDKVVFSPIDTSIFVSGNYKDKEKVKNDVEVNHDGSLMDYDYWIAYDDKGVELMTKSTGGGGSDINKGTFNVEMQYNKLDKIPKYLTIVPCKIIPSGGGGVYTDKNGKEIRYTVKGKKPIEINNTIDGVYPIELSQGKMGKIIIEKIETKNDSTIVEYRVEGKAPYFEAESLWIKDSLGKIVDYKSYDIRKDENKPNEFVRQFEKLDPNKKYTIYTNDFSNVEFREDLKFKISLNK is encoded by the coding sequence ATGAATATTAATGATTTTAATATGGAAGAAAAAGATATATATATATTATTTAATAGTGTAAAGATTGAAGAAAGCGAGTTTGATTCTATGGATGAAGAAGTAACTGATGCAGAAAAGAAGAGAATAAAGAAAAATCTAAAGAGGAGGATAAAAGCTAAAGGTAAGTTTAAATTATTAAAGTATGGTTCTATAGCAGCAATTTTGAGCTTGATAAGTATAATAGGCATAGGTTGTGTTTCTCCGACTCTTGCAGAAAATATTCCTGTCTTGAATTCAATAACGCAAAAATTAAATGATAAATTTGGATTCCATGGAGAATATGAAAAGTATTCTCAAATTATAAATAGACCTGTTACAAGCAATGGAGTAACACTTACGATAAATGAAATAATAGCAGATGATTCAAAACTTATGATAGGATATACTATAAAAAGTGACAATAAAATTGAAAATTTAGAGATATTTGGTTTGAGTAAGTTTTTACAAATTAATGGGGAAAGATCCGCTTCAAGTGGAAGTTCTACAGGAAATTATACTGATGACCACACATATGTTGGAAGTGAGGAAATTCACACTGATTTATTAAAGAATACTTCAAATAAAATAAATATAACTTTAAATGTGGATGAAATATTAAATGTAAAAGGAAAATGGAATTTTTCTTTTAGTGCGTCAAAAGATGAATTGGTCAAAGATAGTGTTGTATTTAAGCCAAATATTAAGCTTGATTTTCCAAATAGTATTACAAATGTAGACAAAGTTGTGTTCTCGCCTATAGATACTTCTATTTTTGTAAGTGGAAATTATAAAGACAAGGAAAAGGTTAAAAATGATGTAGAAGTAAACCATGATGGTAGCTTAATGGATTATGATTACTGGATTGCTTATGATGATAAAGGAGTTGAACTCATGACTAAAAGCACAGGAGGTGGAGGCAGTGATATTAATAAAGGAACATTTAATGTTGAAATGCAGTACAATAAACTTGATAAAATTCCAAAATATTTAACTATTGTTCCATGTAAGATTATCCCTTCAGGTGGAGGAGGTGTATATACCGATAAGAATGGCAAAGAAATACGCTATACTGTTAAAGGTAAAAAGCCTATAGAAATAAATAACACAATTGATGGGGTATACCCCATAGAACTTTCTCAAGGAAAAATGGGAAAAATTATAATAGAAAAAATAGAAACAAAGAACGACAGTACAATAGTTGAATACAGGGTAGAAGGTAAAGCACCATATTTTGAGGCAGAAAGCTTATGGATAAAAGATTCTCTTGGAAAAATAGTTGATTATAAAAGTTATGATATAAGAAAAGATGAGAACAAGCCAAATGAATTTGTAAGACAATTTGAGAAACTTGACCCCAATAAAAAATATACTATATACACCAATGATTTTAGCAATGTGGAGTTCAGAGAGGATTTAAAGTTTAAAATCAGTTTAAATAAATAA